The following proteins are encoded in a genomic region of Pseudodesulfovibrio mercurii:
- the groL gene encoding chaperonin GroEL (60 kDa chaperone family; promotes refolding of misfolded polypeptides especially under stressful conditions; forms two stacked rings of heptamers to form a barrel-shaped 14mer; ends can be capped by GroES; misfolded proteins enter the barrel where they are refolded when GroES binds), translating into MAKDILFDAKAREKLKAGVDKLANAVKVTLGPKGRNVVMEKSFGSPVITKDGVSVAKEIELEDKFENMGAQMVKEVASKTSDVAGDGTTTATVLAQAIFTEGVKLVAAGRSPMSIKRGIDKAVEAIVEDLEKVAKPTRDQKEIAQVGTISANNDATIGNIIAEAMNKVGKEGVITVEEAKGLETTLDVVEGMQFDRGYLSPYFVTNTERMACEMEEPLILINEKKVSNMKELLPVLEQCAKMSKPLVIIAEDIEGEALATLVVNKLRGTLNVVAVKAPGFGERRKAMLKDIAILTGGQVVSEDLGIKIENLTVNDLGSCKRVVVDKENTVIVDGAGKPAEIKGRIQQIRAEIADSTSDYDREKLQERLAKIVGGVAVINVGAATETEMKEKKARVEDALNATRAAVEEGIVPGGGVVLARAGKAALKVKAADDDEQAGINIIARAVEEPLRQIAANAGLEGSIVVEKIKEGKGGFGYNAATDNYEDLIKAGVIDPKKVTRTALQNAASVAGLLLTTECAIADKPEKNPAPAGMPGGMGGMGGMGGMGGMY; encoded by the coding sequence ATGGCGAAAGATATTCTTTTCGATGCCAAGGCCCGCGAAAAACTGAAAGCGGGTGTGGACAAGCTGGCCAACGCGGTCAAGGTCACCCTCGGACCCAAGGGCCGCAACGTCGTGATGGAGAAGTCCTTCGGCTCCCCGGTCATCACCAAGGACGGCGTGTCCGTGGCCAAGGAGATCGAGCTGGAAGACAAGTTCGAGAACATGGGCGCCCAGATGGTCAAGGAAGTCGCCTCCAAGACTTCCGACGTCGCCGGTGACGGTACCACCACCGCCACGGTCCTGGCCCAGGCCATCTTCACCGAAGGCGTGAAGCTGGTCGCCGCCGGCCGTTCCCCCATGTCCATCAAGCGCGGCATCGACAAGGCCGTCGAAGCCATTGTCGAAGACCTCGAAAAGGTCGCCAAGCCCACCCGCGACCAGAAAGAGATCGCCCAGGTCGGCACCATTTCCGCCAACAACGACGCCACCATCGGCAACATCATCGCCGAGGCCATGAACAAGGTCGGCAAGGAAGGCGTCATCACGGTCGAGGAGGCCAAGGGCCTCGAGACCACCCTGGACGTGGTCGAAGGCATGCAGTTCGACCGCGGCTACCTCTCCCCCTACTTCGTGACCAACACCGAGCGCATGGCCTGCGAGATGGAAGAGCCCCTGATCCTCATCAATGAGAAGAAGGTCTCCAACATGAAGGAGCTGCTGCCCGTGCTCGAGCAGTGCGCCAAGATGTCCAAGCCCCTGGTCATCATCGCCGAGGACATTGAGGGCGAGGCCCTGGCCACCCTCGTGGTCAACAAGCTGCGCGGCACCCTGAACGTGGTCGCCGTCAAGGCCCCCGGCTTTGGTGAGCGCCGCAAGGCCATGCTCAAGGATATCGCCATCCTGACCGGCGGCCAGGTCGTTTCCGAAGACCTCGGCATCAAGATCGAGAACCTGACCGTCAACGACCTGGGCTCCTGCAAGCGCGTGGTCGTGGACAAGGAAAACACCGTCATCGTCGACGGTGCGGGCAAGCCCGCCGAGATCAAGGGCCGCATCCAGCAGATCCGGGCCGAGATCGCCGACTCCACCTCCGACTACGACCGCGAGAAGCTCCAGGAGCGTCTGGCCAAGATCGTGGGCGGCGTGGCCGTCATCAACGTCGGTGCCGCCACCGAGACCGAGATGAAGGAGAAGAAGGCCCGCGTGGAAGACGCCCTGAACGCCACCCGTGCGGCCGTCGAGGAAGGCATCGTGCCCGGCGGCGGCGTGGTCCTGGCCCGTGCCGGCAAGGCCGCCCTCAAGGTCAAGGCCGCCGACGACGACGAGCAGGCGGGCATCAACATCATCGCCCGCGCCGTGGAGGAGCCCCTGCGCCAGATTGCCGCCAACGCCGGTCTGGAAGGCTCCATCGTGGTCGAGAAGATCAAGGAAGGAAAGGGCGGTTTCGGCTACAACGCCGCCACCGACAACTACGAGGACCTGATCAAGGCCGGTGTCATCGACCCGAAGAAGGTTACCCGCACCGCCCTGCAGAACGCCGCTTCCGTGGCCGGTCTGCTGCTGACCACCGAGTGCGCCATCGCCGACAAGCCCGAGAAGAACCCCGCCCCGGCCGGCATGCCCGGCGGCATGGGCGGCATGGGCGGAATGGGCGGCATGGGCGGCATGTACTAA
- a CDS encoding threonine aldolase family protein, translating to MSDLKSFASDNNSGAHPAIMDAVVRVNRGHLKSYGDDELSIHTDEVFKEFFGSVARIHYVTTGTAANVLGLRSVTETYNSVLCAEQAHINNDECGAPEAFGGIKLVPIPSPDGKLTPGMIAPYLGHIGFVHASQPRVISITQPTEVGNLYTLKEIEDLVEFAHDRDLLVHMDGARLANACAALDCSFFDMTTALDIDFLSFGGTKNGCLMGEAVIFLNPDIGHGFPYLRKQAMQLVSKMRFVSAQLEAYLADDLWLKNAQNANAMAKRLAEKAGAIPGVTIKGTVDCNSLFAHLPPKATEILLKKYYFYIWNEHDQTVRWMTSWATTEAMVDEFVEDIRKAMEAAS from the coding sequence ATGAGCGATCTGAAATCCTTTGCCAGCGACAACAACTCCGGGGCCCATCCGGCCATCATGGATGCCGTGGTCCGCGTCAACCGGGGGCACCTCAAGTCCTACGGCGACGACGAACTGTCCATCCACACCGACGAGGTCTTCAAGGAGTTCTTCGGGTCTGTGGCGCGCATCCACTACGTGACCACCGGCACGGCGGCCAACGTGCTCGGCCTGCGCTCCGTGACCGAGACCTACAACTCGGTGCTCTGCGCCGAGCAGGCCCACATCAACAACGACGAGTGCGGCGCGCCCGAGGCCTTCGGCGGCATCAAGCTGGTGCCCATCCCCTCCCCGGACGGCAAGCTCACGCCCGGCATGATCGCCCCCTACCTGGGGCACATTGGCTTCGTCCACGCCTCCCAGCCCCGGGTCATCTCCATCACCCAGCCCACCGAGGTGGGCAACCTGTACACCCTGAAGGAGATTGAGGACCTGGTGGAGTTCGCCCACGACCGCGACCTGCTGGTGCACATGGACGGGGCGCGCCTGGCCAACGCCTGCGCCGCGCTCGACTGCTCCTTCTTCGACATGACCACGGCGCTGGACATTGACTTCCTGTCCTTCGGCGGGACCAAGAACGGCTGCCTCATGGGCGAGGCCGTGATCTTCCTCAACCCGGACATCGGCCACGGCTTCCCCTACCTGCGCAAGCAGGCCATGCAGCTGGTCTCCAAGATGCGCTTCGTCTCGGCCCAGCTCGAAGCCTACCTGGCCGACGACCTGTGGCTCAAGAACGCGCAAAACGCCAACGCCATGGCCAAGCGGCTGGCCGAAAAGGCCGGGGCCATCCCCGGCGTGACCATCAAGGGAACCGTGGACTGCAACTCCCTGTTCGCCCACCTGCCGCCCAAGGCCACGGAGATCCTGCTGAAAAAATACTACTTCTACATCTGGAACGAGCACGACCAGACCGTGCGCTGGATGACCTCCTGGGCCACCACCGAGGCCATGGTGGACGAGTTCGTGGAGGACATCCGCAAGGCCATGGAGGCGGCGTCGTGA
- a CDS encoding TIGR00730 family Rossman fold protein yields MSRKLKRLCVYLGSNPGNNPAYVAAAEAVGRELAARGIGLVYGGSSTGLMGRLADACLAAGGEAIGVIPKRLVEKEIAHQGLTESHVVNSMHERKQLMADFSDGFITLPGGIGTLEEFFEVLTWSQIGYHAKPCGLLDVNGYYTCLAEHMDRMVAEGFLLPDHRRMVLTSPDPGELIDMFAEYDPPKVDKWIEMKKGL; encoded by the coding sequence GTGAGCCGCAAGCTGAAGCGCCTGTGCGTCTACCTCGGGTCCAATCCGGGCAACAACCCGGCCTACGTGGCCGCGGCCGAAGCCGTGGGCCGCGAGCTGGCCGCGCGCGGGATCGGCCTGGTCTACGGCGGGTCCTCCACCGGGCTCATGGGCCGTCTGGCCGACGCCTGCCTGGCGGCGGGCGGCGAGGCCATCGGGGTCATCCCCAAGCGGCTGGTCGAGAAGGAGATCGCCCACCAGGGACTGACCGAGTCCCACGTGGTCAACTCCATGCATGAGCGCAAGCAGCTCATGGCCGACTTCTCGGACGGGTTCATCACCCTGCCCGGCGGCATCGGCACGCTGGAGGAATTCTTCGAGGTCCTGACCTGGAGCCAGATCGGCTACCACGCCAAGCCGTGCGGTCTGCTCGACGTCAACGGCTACTACACCTGCCTGGCCGAGCACATGGACCGCATGGTCGCCGAGGGCTTCCTTCTGCCCGACCACCGGCGCATGGTCCTGACCAGCCCCGACCCCGGCGAGCTCATCGACATGTTCGCCGAGTACGATCCGCCGAAGGTGGACAAATGGATTGAAATGAAAAAGGGCCTCTAG
- a CDS encoding bacteriohemerythrin, translating into MSAKQNPAGFTPELTLGVRELDEQHETLFRMLDRIDTVSPDMYRQLDDDETDAMLDIMNDLKDAALQHFGYEENLMDETDYPGLDDQQDAHERFIDDLIRLEAELMNGTSVPPVKLHAFLADWFADHVRELDRPFAEFRNKSAI; encoded by the coding sequence ATGTCAGCCAAACAGAACCCGGCCGGATTCACGCCCGAACTCACCCTGGGCGTCCGCGAACTCGACGAACAACACGAAACCCTTTTCCGCATGCTCGACCGCATCGACACGGTCTCCCCGGACATGTACCGCCAGCTGGACGACGACGAGACCGACGCCATGCTCGACATCATGAACGATCTCAAGGACGCCGCCCTCCAGCACTTCGGCTATGAGGAGAACCTCATGGACGAGACGGACTACCCCGGCCTGGACGACCAGCAGGACGCCCACGAGCGGTTCATAGACGACCTCATCCGCCTGGAGGCCGAGCTGATGAACGGCACGTCCGTACCGCCGGTCAAACTCCACGCCTTCCTGGCCGACTGGTTCGCCGACCACGTCCGGGAGCTGGACCGCCCGTTCGCGGAATTTCGCAATAAATCCGCGATCTAG
- a CDS encoding lysophospholipid acyltransferase family protein has product MEDRLAGPLFNLDSPFNDPVRHTLFSMVRRPLAKVLRLDTLNSLYSTLQQGECEGCFVDKAMDLLGVRFSVDGQPVSRVPRTGPLVAVCNHPFGVLEGLLLVRILREVRSDIKIMANFMLGMIPEMDDLIIRVDPFGGAESSRKNIKGLKASMRWLRDGGMLVVFPAGEVSSLKVRKRRVGDPNWSPMIGRIIRRTGAAALPVFFSGRNSGLFQTLGLIHPRLRTVLLPHENLKHAARDVIGVRLGTVIPHDKLAELDGDQAVVDYLRFRTYLLRREDKPRFHFKHRETRRRMDPIANSRGRHILASEAASLDDEQILLTSGDFTVFHAQAHQIPRLLREIGIRREETFRQVGEGTGRAMDIDRFDDTYHHLVLWNHREREVAGAYRFARTDEILAAQGVSGLYTSTLFNYRPGFLEELGPALELGRSFVVPRYQRSYQPLLLLWKGLAEYVVRNPRYHRLFGCVSISSEYSVIARELIVGFMERHCSLPELARMALPKRPPKVRKLKRLDFSLPEAVFDDPEDVADFVRDVEDGRSIPVLLKQYLKLGGKIIGFNMDPDFGNCMDGLILVDLLQSDPKVLSRFMGRDGVNRFRADNRAAIQPVRRSGAAA; this is encoded by the coding sequence ATGGAAGATCGCCTCGCCGGTCCGCTGTTCAATCTGGATTCGCCCTTCAACGACCCTGTCCGACACACCCTGTTTTCCATGGTCAGGCGCCCGCTGGCCAAGGTCCTCAGACTCGACACGCTGAACTCGCTCTACTCGACCCTGCAACAGGGCGAGTGCGAGGGCTGTTTCGTGGACAAGGCCATGGACCTGCTCGGGGTGCGCTTCTCCGTGGACGGCCAGCCCGTGTCCAGGGTGCCGCGCACCGGGCCGCTGGTGGCCGTGTGCAACCATCCCTTCGGCGTCCTCGAGGGGCTCCTGCTGGTGCGCATCCTGCGTGAGGTGCGCTCGGACATCAAGATCATGGCCAACTTCATGCTCGGCATGATCCCGGAGATGGACGACCTGATCATCCGGGTGGACCCCTTCGGCGGGGCCGAGTCCTCGCGCAAGAACATCAAGGGGCTCAAGGCGTCCATGCGCTGGCTCAGGGACGGCGGCATGCTGGTGGTCTTCCCGGCGGGCGAGGTCTCCAGCCTCAAGGTCAGGAAGCGCCGGGTGGGCGACCCGAACTGGAGTCCCATGATCGGGCGGATCATCCGCAGGACCGGGGCGGCGGCCCTGCCGGTCTTCTTCAGCGGCCGCAACTCCGGCCTGTTCCAGACGCTGGGGCTCATCCATCCCCGGCTGCGCACCGTGCTCCTGCCCCACGAGAATCTGAAGCACGCCGCCCGCGACGTCATCGGCGTGCGGCTCGGCACGGTCATTCCCCACGACAAGCTGGCCGAGCTGGACGGCGACCAGGCCGTGGTGGACTACCTGCGCTTCCGGACCTACCTCCTGCGCCGGGAGGACAAGCCGCGCTTCCATTTCAAGCACCGCGAGACCAGGCGGCGCATGGACCCCATCGCCAATTCGCGCGGCAGGCACATCCTCGCCTCCGAGGCGGCCAGCCTGGACGACGAACAGATCCTGCTGACCAGCGGCGACTTCACCGTGTTCCACGCCCAGGCCCACCAGATCCCCCGGCTGCTGCGCGAGATCGGCATCCGTCGCGAGGAAACCTTCCGCCAGGTGGGCGAGGGCACGGGGAGGGCCATGGACATCGACCGGTTCGACGACACCTACCATCACCTGGTGCTCTGGAACCACAGGGAACGCGAGGTGGCCGGGGCGTACCGTTTCGCCCGGACCGACGAGATTCTGGCCGCGCAGGGGGTGTCCGGCCTGTACACCTCGACCCTGTTCAACTACCGGCCGGGCTTCCTGGAGGAGCTGGGCCCCGCCCTGGAGCTGGGCCGGTCCTTCGTGGTCCCCCGGTACCAGCGCAGCTACCAGCCGCTGCTCCTGCTGTGGAAGGGGCTGGCCGAGTACGTGGTCCGCAACCCGCGCTACCACCGGCTCTTCGGCTGCGTGTCCATCTCCAGCGAGTATTCGGTCATCGCCCGCGAGCTCATCGTCGGCTTCATGGAGCGCCACTGCTCCCTGCCGGAGCTGGCCCGCATGGCCCTGCCCAAGCGGCCGCCCAAGGTCCGCAAGCTCAAGCGTCTGGACTTCTCCCTGCCCGAGGCGGTCTTCGACGACCCCGAGGACGTGGCCGACTTCGTGCGCGACGTGGAGGACGGCCGGTCCATCCCGGTGTTGCTCAAGCAGTACCTCAAGCTGGGCGGCAAGATCATCGGCTTCAACATGGACCCGGATTTCGGCAACTGCATGGACGGCCTCATCCTGGTGGATCTGCTCCAGTCCGACCCCAAGGTCCTGTCCCGGTTCATGGGCCGCGACGGGGTGAATCGCTTCCGGGCGGACAACCGCGCGGCGATCCAGCCGGTGCGCCGGAGCGGCGCGGCGGCCTGA
- a CDS encoding DsbA family protein codes for MRKYLILLPLLFAVLLLSAGCQRADVPTSEKDKPAAPAQAPAEGTSPAAAEADKPKVPDGCSAEFRALFDHAVVELHGTGALDVAVVTDPLCWHCRLAHKLLGEYPELYGRLRLSFFPRRSFIGSDMAAWILEDAAGTDRLQKLVDFGYNDLQQPKVKDLMEARMLVLAQFTKAFPDLLADGPIAQLYVRLQKAHEPHVVESAMLAQAAHLPGTPILVAGDQVVLGFGPDVWLKVLKEAGMCR; via the coding sequence ATGCGAAAATACCTGATCCTCCTGCCCCTGCTGTTCGCCGTCCTGCTCCTGTCCGCCGGTTGCCAACGGGCGGACGTACCGACGTCCGAAAAGGACAAGCCCGCGGCTCCGGCGCAGGCTCCGGCAGAGGGGACATCCCCGGCAGCCGCCGAAGCGGACAAGCCCAAGGTGCCCGACGGCTGTTCGGCCGAGTTCCGGGCCCTGTTCGACCACGCGGTGGTGGAGCTGCACGGCACGGGCGCCCTGGACGTGGCCGTGGTCACCGACCCCCTGTGCTGGCACTGCCGCCTGGCCCACAAGCTCCTGGGCGAGTATCCCGAGCTGTACGGCAGACTGCGCCTCTCCTTTTTCCCGCGCCGCAGCTTCATCGGTTCGGACATGGCCGCCTGGATCCTGGAGGACGCGGCGGGCACGGACCGCCTGCAAAAACTGGTGGATTTCGGCTACAACGACTTGCAGCAGCCCAAGGTCAAGGACCTCATGGAGGCGCGCATGCTCGTCCTGGCCCAGTTCACCAAGGCCTTCCCGGACCTGCTCGCGGACGGGCCCATCGCGCAGCTCTACGTCCGGCTGCAAAAGGCGCACGAACCCCATGTGGTGGAGAGCGCCATGCTCGCCCAGGCAGCCCATCTCCCCGGTACGCCCATCCTCGTGGCGGGCGACCAGGTGGTCCTGGGCTTCGGCCCCGACGTTTGGCTCAAGGTCTTGAAAGAGGCCGGGATGTGCCGGTAG
- the groES gene encoding co-chaperone GroES produces the protein MKLKPLNDRVLVKRLETEEKTAGGIYIPDSAKEKPMKGEVVAVGPGKLDEDGKRVKPTVKTGDIVLFAKYAGSEISIDGEEHLVMREDDILAIVE, from the coding sequence ATGAAATTGAAACCGCTGAACGACCGCGTCCTGGTCAAGCGTCTGGAAACGGAAGAGAAAACCGCGGGTGGCATCTACATCCCGGATTCCGCCAAGGAAAAGCCCATGAAGGGCGAAGTCGTGGCCGTCGGTCCCGGCAAGCTGGACGAAGACGGCAAGCGCGTGAAGCCCACCGTCAAGACGGGCGATATCGTCCTGTTCGCCAAGTATGCGGGCTCCGAGATCAGCATCGACGGCGAAGAGCACCTGGTCATGCGTGAGGACGACATCCTCGCCATCGTCGAATAG
- a CDS encoding PH domain-containing protein yields MGFLDGLMGNATEVSLSDVQDELAPILGDNERVERAFKVVRDMYVFTSGRLLLIDKQGVTGKKVDYLSIPYRAVNSFSVETAGHFDLDAELKLWVSGRHEPIQRTLKGGSDVIGIQKLLANKVIR; encoded by the coding sequence ATGGGATTTCTTGACGGCTTGATGGGCAACGCGACCGAGGTTTCGCTTTCCGACGTGCAGGACGAACTGGCCCCGATCCTGGGCGACAACGAGCGGGTGGAGCGCGCCTTCAAGGTCGTGCGAGACATGTACGTCTTCACCTCCGGCCGCCTCCTGCTCATCGACAAGCAGGGCGTGACCGGCAAGAAGGTGGACTACCTGTCCATCCCCTACCGCGCCGTGAATTCGTTCTCGGTGGAGACCGCCGGGCATTTCGACCTCGACGCCGAACTCAAGCTCTGGGTCTCCGGCCGCCACGAGCCCATTCAGCGTACCCTCAAGGGCGGCAGCGATGTGATCGGCATCCAGAAGCTGCTGGCGAACAAGGTGATCCGCTAG
- a CDS encoding GDSL-type esterase/lipase family protein: MIAFFIGDSLTLGCGDASGLGWPGRIASAMMHAGHDLTWYNLGVRANTTTKIRERMRTEVTRRFLPGQDTRLILSFGVADIANDVPAALSYDNAEAILAEAMSIGPTLFIGPMPVGDPERTEHIVQLSLGFESVCDRLGVPHVPVIGFLRDSAAYTSALADYDNVHPAAKGYATLADYLLQTHAVRDFLGLE, from the coding sequence ATGATCGCCTTTTTCATCGGCGACTCCCTGACGCTCGGCTGCGGCGACGCCTCCGGGCTGGGCTGGCCGGGCCGCATCGCCTCGGCCATGATGCACGCGGGCCATGACCTGACCTGGTACAACCTCGGGGTCCGGGCCAACACCACCACCAAGATCCGCGAACGCATGCGGACCGAGGTGACCCGCCGCTTCCTGCCCGGCCAGGACACCCGGCTGATCCTCTCCTTCGGGGTGGCCGACATCGCCAACGACGTGCCCGCCGCCCTGTCCTACGACAACGCGGAGGCCATCCTGGCCGAGGCCATGTCCATCGGGCCGACCCTGTTCATCGGCCCCATGCCCGTGGGCGATCCCGAGCGGACCGAGCACATCGTCCAGCTCTCCCTGGGCTTCGAGTCCGTGTGCGACCGGCTCGGCGTGCCCCATGTCCCGGTCATCGGCTTCCTCCGGGATTCCGCCGCCTACACCTCGGCCCTGGCCGACTACGACAATGTCCATCCCGCGGCCAAGGGATATGCCACCCTGGCCGATTACCTTCTGCAAACCCACGCGGTCCGGGACTTCCTCGGACTGGAGTAA
- a CDS encoding glucan biosynthesis protein codes for MTIARISPAAPRRAFFLAALLLALAGLALPALPDAAFAGSRSAETFDYAALKGMARALAGQPWADHDGEIPEAVSDLTWDQYQAIRYNRDHALWRDGGSKFQATLFHLGLYFKRPVAIYALKDGKATRIASDAGLFDYGTSGIDPARLPRDMGFAGFRLQFSPDWERDVVAFLGASYFRAVGKEMQYGLSARGLAVDTALPRPEEFPVFTAFWLERPEPGSDTATVYALLDSPSVTGAYRFDITPGDTLAMRVDAALYPRKPIERLGIAPLTSMYMVGENDRRTGYDWRPEIHDSDGLALHTGAGEWLWRPLNNPRSLRFNAYMDDNPRGFGLLQRDQNFDHYQDDGVYYDKRPGLWVVPRGDWGKGSVQLVEIPTLDETFDNIVAFWHPDEPVVPGRELLYSYDLFWGTASPGPADLARTVDTFTGLGGEAGKRRTHYGKRFVVDFAGGPLAGLARDAKVEASITASAGEVELSSVLPLHAVNGYRVRFDLVPPDESENPINLRLVLTSGGRTLSETWTYQWTPPPADERKLHNAGHLQ; via the coding sequence ATGACCATCGCCCGTATTTCCCCGGCCGCCCCGCGCCGGGCGTTTTTTCTGGCCGCGCTGCTGCTCGCTCTCGCGGGCCTGGCGCTGCCCGCCCTGCCCGACGCGGCCTTCGCCGGATCGCGCTCCGCCGAAACCTTCGACTATGCCGCCCTCAAGGGCATGGCCCGCGCCCTGGCCGGGCAGCCCTGGGCCGACCATGACGGCGAGATTCCCGAGGCGGTCTCGGACCTGACCTGGGACCAGTACCAGGCCATCCGCTACAACCGGGACCACGCCCTGTGGCGCGACGGGGGCTCGAAATTCCAGGCCACGCTCTTCCATCTCGGGCTCTACTTCAAGCGGCCCGTGGCCATCTATGCGCTCAAGGACGGCAAGGCCACGCGGATCGCCAGCGACGCCGGGCTGTTCGACTACGGCACGTCCGGCATCGACCCGGCCAGGCTCCCCAGGGACATGGGCTTCGCGGGCTTCCGGCTGCAATTCTCCCCGGACTGGGAGCGCGACGTGGTCGCCTTCCTGGGCGCGAGCTATTTTCGCGCCGTGGGCAAGGAGATGCAGTACGGCCTGTCCGCGCGCGGGCTGGCCGTGGATACGGCCCTGCCCCGGCCCGAGGAGTTTCCGGTCTTCACCGCCTTCTGGCTGGAGCGGCCCGAGCCGGGCAGCGACACGGCCACGGTCTACGCCCTCCTGGATTCGCCGAGCGTCACCGGGGCCTACCGCTTCGACATCACCCCCGGCGACACCCTCGCCATGCGCGTGGACGCGGCCCTGTATCCGCGCAAACCCATCGAGCGGCTGGGCATCGCCCCGCTGACCAGCATGTACATGGTCGGCGAGAACGACCGGCGCACCGGCTACGACTGGCGGCCGGAAATCCACGACTCGGACGGTCTGGCCCTGCACACCGGGGCGGGCGAGTGGCTCTGGCGGCCCCTGAACAACCCGCGCTCCCTGCGCTTCAACGCCTACATGGACGACAACCCCAGGGGGTTCGGCCTGCTCCAGCGCGACCAGAATTTCGACCATTACCAGGACGACGGGGTCTACTACGACAAGCGGCCCGGCCTGTGGGTGGTCCCGCGCGGGGACTGGGGCAAGGGGTCGGTGCAGCTGGTGGAGATCCCCACCCTGGACGAGACCTTCGACAACATCGTGGCCTTCTGGCACCCGGACGAACCCGTGGTGCCCGGCCGGGAACTGCTCTACAGCTATGATCTCTTCTGGGGCACGGCCTCGCCCGGTCCCGCGGACCTGGCCCGGACGGTCGACACCTTCACCGGGCTGGGCGGCGAGGCGGGCAAGCGGCGCACGCACTACGGCAAGCGGTTCGTGGTCGATTTCGCAGGCGGCCCGCTGGCCGGTCTCGCCAGGGACGCCAAGGTCGAGGCCTCCATCACGGCCTCGGCGGGCGAAGTGGAGTTGTCCTCGGTCCTGCCCCTCCATGCGGTCAACGGCTACAGGGTGCGCTTCGACCTCGTTCCGCCCGACGAGAGCGAAAATCCGATCAACCTGCGCCTGGTCCTGACCTCGGGCGGCCGAACCTTGTCCGAGACCTGGACCTACCAGTGGACGCCGCCCCCGGCGGACGAGCGCAAGCTGCACAACGCCGGGCACCTGCAATAG
- a CDS encoding LysR family transcriptional regulator, producing the protein MELRQLTYFIAVAEELHFGRAAERCHIAQPPLSQQIKRLEDELGVMLLERTSRKVALTPEGQEFLRRCKDVRDRLNEAVLCIQDMAKGLEGQLRVGFIGPASLSKLPRAIRAFRERNPRIRLDFSAQSTTEQLPLLRGDRLDIAFVRLFGHDTSGLNSMLFLREPYVLALPEGHRFTERDVLDLTDLEGEPLIFNQRIAQPALYRSLIGSFHKAGFMPNIVQEVNTEQSTVALVATGLGCALVPASSAASYRSGVTFRPLTGDLPQWEITALWKKKNQSAILQKFLDVAREFREVH; encoded by the coding sequence TGCATTTCGGGCGGGCCGCCGAGCGGTGCCACATCGCCCAGCCGCCGTTGTCGCAGCAGATCAAGCGTCTCGAGGACGAACTCGGGGTGATGCTGCTTGAGCGGACCAGCCGCAAGGTGGCCCTGACCCCGGAGGGCCAGGAGTTTCTCCGGCGGTGCAAGGACGTGCGCGACCGGCTCAACGAGGCGGTGCTCTGCATCCAGGACATGGCCAAGGGGTTGGAAGGGCAGTTGCGCGTGGGGTTCATCGGCCCGGCGTCCCTGTCCAAGCTGCCCCGGGCCATCCGCGCCTTCCGCGAACGCAACCCGCGCATCCGGCTGGATTTTTCCGCCCAGTCCACGACCGAGCAACTGCCGCTGCTGCGCGGCGACCGGCTGGACATCGCCTTTGTCCGCCTGTTCGGCCACGACACCTCGGGGCTCAACTCGATGCTCTTCCTGCGCGAGCCCTACGTCCTGGCCCTGCCCGAGGGGCACCGTTTCACCGAGCGCGACGTCCTGGACCTCACCGACCTCGAGGGCGAGCCGCTGATCTTCAACCAGCGCATCGCCCAGCCCGCCCTGTACCGCTCGCTCATCGGCTCCTTCCACAAGGCGGGGTTCATGCCCAACATCGTCCAGGAGGTGAACACCGAGCAGTCCACCGTGGCGCTGGTGGCCACCGGCCTGGGCTGCGCCCTGGTGCCCGCCTCCAGCGCGGCCAGCTACCGCTCGGGCGTGACCTTCCGCCCCCTGACCGGCGACCTGCCCCAATGGGAGATCACCGCGCTCTGGAAAAAGAAGAACCAGTCCGCCATCCTTCAGAAGTTCCTCGACGTCGCCCGCGAATTCCGCGAGGTGCATTGA